The sequence below is a genomic window from Rattus rattus isolate New Zealand chromosome 3, Rrattus_CSIRO_v1, whole genome shotgun sequence.
tttgaactcaggacctctggaagagcagtcagtgctcttaaccactgagccacctctccagccctggcttttctTGATCAGTTCAAGTCTGTGGCTTTTGGAGGATTGAGTCCGCTGACGTTTAAGGTTATTATTGAAATGTCTGTGTTAATTGTGATCATGTTGATTGTCGGTGCTGTTTGTGTTCTCCCCATGGTGTTCTGTGTTTTATTAGTTATGGAAGGAGTTGCAAGGATGTGGTGGATGTGACATTGCAGGGAACCAGATAATGGTTCAGAATGATGGAGGGTCCTGGAGGGGGCTCCTTAGGACCCTTGGATAAAACACTTTCAGGCCCTGCCCCGCCCCAGATTATCCTCAAGGAAAGCCTGCTGAATTTGGGACCACTCAGTGGCCTAATTGGCCTGGACAGGCTGTACTAGCACCTCTGAAAGCCAAGCCAGACCAGAAGCTTCAGCCTGTCTGGAGCATGGATATGGCCCTGGGTACCAGGCCTGCACAAAAGCCTGTGTTGCAACTGTGGTCAGCGCATCTACTTCAGGAGTCTGTTTCTGGGAATGGCCTTTCTACTTAAAAAGCTTTTTCCCTAGGCAAATGGGAACATTTACATTTAGATGCAGCCATTGGTGGTAGGTTCCTGGGTTGGTGGGGTTCGTGAGTCCTGGTGATTGCAGGGCCTCCTGTCCTCTCATCAAACAGAACCTGGAGttcagtgtattcatatacataaaataaataattctttaaaaaaaaaaaaaaaacttgcagtCACCCTGTAGCAGATGGAGTTCTTTGTCCTTTCACATCACTCTGAAAGGGAATGATAAGCAGGGCATGGTGACAcaaactgtaatcccagcactcaggaagctagCTAAGGAAAGATCACCTCAAAAACCtcccttaaaattaaaattaaaattaaaaaataaggtggaggggttggggatttagctcagtggtagagcgcttgcctaggaagcgcaaggccctgggttcggtccccagctccgaaaaaaagaacagaaaaaaaaaaaaaaaaaaggtggaaaggGATAGACGATCTTCATGGCTATAATTGGATAATAGTCTCATGGCATTTTGATGTATTATTTGAAGGAGCTGGAAGATGTGTCTGCAGGGGTGGGGCAGCTGAGCAGGAAGGGGGAGGTGACTATGCCTGTGCACCATTAGGGTTCTCCGCTAAGATAGGCCAGCACGGCTGTCACTCAACGGATTACCTGGGAGTAGGGGACAGTGTCAGGTGTCTGGTAACACAGTTCTGAGCTCCAAGCTAGTCAGAAGTAACCTGAGTCAGCAGAACCATTCCAGACAGCCACTATGACTGTGGAGAAAACAGTAGAGAGGTAAGAGGTCCTGTGGTGGGGACAGCCAGGAGTGCCTCAAGGTGGGGAGCTTCATCAGGTCAggattttgtgtgttttcagaaGTAACTCTTCCTAaatttccctctctctcaccctccctctctccctgccttttctccaccactaagctaaatccccaaccccagagaatatttatttgaaaagaggcatcccttctgccttcttctctgtaaaagagaaaaaagtgtgtgtgtgtggtgggggttcacttttcagctttttttcctgtttcctggggagagagggaggccagGAGAAATGTGCTGATGAGAGGAATGTTTCTGAACCTGAGCTCTCTGGGGACCAGAGCAGAAACCACCTGACAGAAAGTAGAGGAGATAACAGGAGACATTGCAGACAGACCCCTCCCACATCGGCCTCAGCTTTGAGTGCCCAGGGCTAGACTGGCACACACCGGAGCTGACTGTGCTGTATTCCCATTGGTTTATAAGGCAGCAGCACATGTTCACAAGACCTTGCATGAGAGGTGAGAGGGTAGCCCTGTCTATGCTGTTTGGCTTTTGTGACCTTGCTGGCCTGGACTCACTATgcaaaccagactggccttgaactcacagagatctgcctgtctttataTCCTgacttgggattaaaggtgaatgcTGCTGTGacagcctttgtttgtttgttttgctttagggAAATGCTGGGGCTCAGATCAGCTGAAAGACAAACTGAGTACTTTTTGATCTTGCagagacctgagctcagttcccagccctgagttcaccaggcagctcATAAGCAACTGGAAGTTCAGCTCCAAGTGATTCAAAGCCTCTGATGCACAAACCCACATGCGCTCATGtacacataattcaaaataacaaaaataaatcctttagaaGTTGACTAAAAGATGGTAATCCCCAGGGAATGGCAGATGGTGGGTGCACAGTTGAGTCCATGTAGTGTCACTGAAATGGACCTTTGAAGATGATTTTAAATTGTATATGTTGCTGGTCCCCCGCCCTCACCCTGTGATACAGATTTTCTGTATATCTCTGGTTGTctggaagaccaggctggcctcgatctcaGAGGTctacctacctttgcctcctgagtgctaggattaaggtctgtgccaccacaccaggcttaaaatattttatttttaaaattatgtgtatgtgtatgtcagtACAAGTGCCTGCAGAAGTCACAAAGTGAGTCACAGAAGTGACTAATTTAAAAGTTCACTAAccttttaaagatagatttttttttgttttaagtaagtgtgtgtgtgtgtgtgtgtgtgtgtgtgtgtgtgtgtgtgtgtgtgcaccagagACTTTGAATTCCCtgaagctgcagttacaggtgattgtgagcaaGCTGTCTGAcctggtactgggaaccaaattcagaacctctggaaaaagcagtaaatgctcttaattgctaagccatttctccagccttttaaaaacttattttattatgactgttttgcttgcatgcatgtccgTGCACCAAGTGCGTATGATGCCCTcagagacaaggaagaggagttggagctgctggaactggagttacagatggtttcagtcaccatgtgggtgctgggaaccaaacctgaacCCTTTGGCAgaccaacaagtgctcttacctgccgGGCCAGTACTCCCGCCCCAACCCTTCAGTAAACTCTCATTGAAGATCTAATTGCCTTCAACTCATTCCCAGGCTAGTGACACAGTGTGCTAAATGCAGCCGGTGGTGCAGCTccgtggcagagtgcttgccttgaaagTTGCGTTTAATCCCTAATACTGGGGGCAGACGTTAAGGCAAGACTTAGGGAGAAAAATCCTGTGAAATCAAAACTTTTGTTTGCAGGGACTTTTGTTtggtgtgtttttggttttggtgacaTGGAGGATTGGATTCATAGAAGCAGCTTTCAGAAGGTTACTTGGTCTGAATTCCTGACAAAGAACTTGGAAGAGCTCTAAAGAGAGAGGGAGTCAAAATGCTGCCCAGTGGGACACAGGAAGTAAGGtaagaggtcagaggaaaatccTTGGtccctggaggtcagaggtgaccAAATTTCCCTTGAGGGCTCCTACTtggaggggtagagggagagagctAAGACTGATATGCTGACCCCTCTGTTCATTGTATCAACCCTGGGTCTTCCCCTATCCCCTGAGGACAGCCACTAGAAGCTTGAGACTGTGCCCAAACCCCCAAActgcaggaagaaaaaagagaaaaagaagaggctgCAAGAAGAAGCCAAGATCCAGAGCCTCACCAGGGCTGGCCACAGGGCCTTGCATGCTGCCCAGATTCAGGAGGCCTTGGGCAGCTTCCAGAAGGCCTTCCTGCTGGCCTCCAAGGCCCCATCAACCAGAGATAGCCCTGTTCTTCGAGCCTGTGCCTTCAACCTAGGGGCTGCCTATGTGGAGACTGGAGACCCAGCCACAGGTCTTGAGCTACTTCTGAGAGCCCGTCCTGAAGAGAAATCTGCAGGCTGGTGTCATGGCGACCAGTGTTTCAATGTGGCTTTGGCCTATCATTCCCTTGGTGACCTGACTCAAGCTTTGGACTGGTACCGCAGGGCTTTGGGCCATTACCAGCCACAGGACTACCATGGGGAAGCACAGGCAAAAATAGGAGCCTGCTACCAGGCCCTGGGCTGGCCCAAGCAAGCAGCCTGCAGTTTGCAGGAAGCTAGCCAGGCCTATGCTCACACAGGCCGGCTCTGGGATGCAGCCGTGGCTCAGGTGGCTGCTGTGAGATGTATGCTGAGCAGCCGGCAGTATAGACTGAGTGAAGTGTTGCAGGCTCTGGAAGAGAGCTGTAAGCTTGCTGATGCTGATCGGGGCGCTGACCAGGGACTGCTGGGTGAGCCTTAATAAACAAGGTGTGAGATCTAAAGAGGTGCTGAGCCTAAGCCTGGCAGTGTCCTGAGGGCTGGGGGACCTGAAGAAGTGGTCAGGAGCTATACATGAGCCTTAGCTGCGGCTCACCTGACTATCAGTGACTTTGCTTCTATTCTCCAGGGCCGTTCTACAATGATGTAGGCATGGGTTACTTCCAACTCCAGCTGTTCCCTCTGGCAGTAGAGGCCTTCCTGCAGGCCCTACCCCTGTGTCGACAGGCAGCAGAGCAGGCTACAGTGCTTCAAAACCTTGGAATGACCCACAATGTCCTTGGCAACTATTGGGAAGCACAGGAGTTTCACCAGAAGGCTGTCGATCTGCATGGTGGGTCCCAGGGGCTGGGGAATGGGGCCAGGACTAAAGGATTAAAAAGAGGTTTCATGCCTGGGgggaggagatgtgtgtgtgtgtgtgtgtgtgtgtgtgtgtgtgtgtgtgtgcgtgtgcgtgtgtgtgtgtgtacatatatacacatagatctGAAGTGTTTGCCCTGGTTCGGTtgccagcaccacataaaccaagtGCTCATCTGCACTCTCAGTGCTCAGTAGGGGGAGCCAAGCGAATCAGAAGCTTtaagttatccttggctacatagtcaAATTCCAGCCCAGCTCGGGTTACATGGTATCctgtcagagaagaaaaagaataaagtgttTCCAATGAACCTGGTGGTATCGGAAGAGTTGGGAGGGGACTGAGGAGTCTGGGTCCTGACCTGTACAGCTCTACACCCAGAGCCCTGGCTGGCTGGATCTCTGGGAGCAATTATTAGGCTGGAACTACCTGGAATGGGAGAACCAGACAGAGCAGAAGGTCAGGGCTCAGTGGCCTGGGACTGCAGATTGGAAAGCCAGAAGCGCTGTCCTGAATCTCCTCCTTCAGCAGCAAACACCTTGccatctctgagcttcagtttccaCACATAAAGATGGGGCTATGAGGGGCAGATGGGATGGCTCAACAGGTTAAGGGTACTCGCAACCAAGCATGCCGGCCTGAGGTCACTCCTGGAACCCGTGCGGATGATGGAGAGCACCTATTCCGGCAAGTGGTCCTCTGACTCCCATCTGTGCTCAGCCATACACCTCCAGAAATaagtatgaaaaaaatgaaaaaataatgggtagctgggggcgtggctcggtggcaaagcacttgcctggtgtacacagggccctggattccattcccagcactacacaaaaacacaaaaataaaacacggCATCCAATCACACAAGTGGGACTGTAACTATGACCTGGGTGCCCAGCACCTAAAGAGTTTTTTAACCTGCCTGgtatggcggtgcacacctttgatcccagcactccagagatagagacagatctctgatttatttttttattatttttatttttatttttttgcctcaACCTATTAACATAGTCTCCCAACTTGCTAGGGAGGTATTTGGGGTAAAACGAGGTGAGAGGCTTAACTTGAATAGCTTAGGTCTTTGTGGGTCACCTAGAGGTACTGAGGCTGGGCTTTGGCACTCCTGGCACCCTCTCCTGCTGAGGGCAAGGTCTCAATGCCCCAGGAACCAAGTCCCTATTCAAACGGATCTGTTCTGATTTCAGGCTCTGTGGGCCAGCGGTGGGAGCAGGGTCGCAGCTTTAGCGGCCTGGCATTTTCACTGAGCCAGCTGGGGGACCACAGGGCTGCCTGGGACAGCTATTTGCATGCCCTGCAGGCTGCCCAAGACACTGGTAAGAATGAGAGGGTTAGCTTGGAACTCAGGGTGGGGGACGCAAAGACTGAGGGTATACAATGCCGGGAGGGTCTGTGGAACAGGGAACACGAAAAGATCTTTCAAGTTCTCTTCCTTAGGGGACGTGAAGGGACAGTGGCAGGCGTGTGAGGGCCTTGGGGCAGCTGCAGCCAGACTGGGGCAACATGACCAAGCCTTGAAGTATTATAAGGAAGCGCTGGCCCTGTGTCAGGTGAGACCCTCCATGATGGCCTCCgacttcctgctttcccctcctgCAGAGAAGCTTTCTCCGGCTGATACTGCTGGCTGATACTGCTGGCCTCGCTCCTTGCTCCCTCCACGTATTTACCGATTAGAAACACCATAATATCAGGTCCAGGTCTGTTACCTGGGGGAAGAGGCAGTCTGCCTACAGTTTTGTGCTCAGTGGCATAGTGGCCTGGTGGCATGGTGGCGGTGCACAAAGTGGGAATCAGACCCCtcactctttccctctgtcccttttgtatttttttttttttcggagctggggtccgaacccagggccttgcgcttgctaggcaagcgctctaccactgagctaaatccccaaccccccttttctATTTTTGCAGATGGCTCAGGCCATCCTCATTCCaaccctgtccctcctccccagcacGAACCAAGTTCTATACGAGAGCGGCTTGTGGCTAAACTGGCAGATGCCACGCGGACCTTCGTGACTCAGGAGAAGCTAGCCCAGGCTCATTTTCTGGTAGTATAACACCTAAGAccaggaggtgggagtggggacgAGATGCTCCAGAAAGGATGTACTCAGGAATGCCACACTTAAAACCACTCCGTGTTCATTTGCCCCTGGGCTTGCATGAGGGATGCATGTATATCAGgttatgggggtggggcagggaggtggatgGAGATTGTGACATACCTTTTATACACGGGCTGTTTCTCCGGATTTTAGCTGAGGTCACAAGCCCCATTGGGTTAAGGTCAAGGCCTTCAGGCATTTGTGGGAAGAGTTGGGAGGCCGTCCTTGGGTGCAATTCCCTAAATGGCCACAGGATGGGGGTGGTGCTCCAAGAAAACTCCAGGAGCTGTCTCGTTGGTAGGACTTCTTCAGGTCCTCTTGGACTCTATCTACTTCTAACGCATTTTGCCTCCCGGTCTCTCTCCACCAGGTCATGGGCTCTTGAAATGCTTTCCTCTATAGGAAACATCCTCTCACCACAAGAATGGATATTTATGCTTTATTATAGGGACTCAATGGGTTCAATGCCCTCTTGTTTTAAAGCCCAGGACACTGTATAATCTTCAAACACAGTTAAATTCACCTGAAGCAGAGAGGGTGTAGTTCAGTTGTAGAATGCTCGCCCAGCAAACGTGAGTCCCTAGGTTCAGTTACCATACTGGGATAGAGGTAGTTATCCTGGAGCAGGTAGGGGGTTGGATTAAAAGTCAAAAGTCTTAGGCCTCAGGGCAAGGCCTTCCACTAACTCTGACAAGCACACAGAGCCTCTGATCCAGCACCTAAGTCTGTGTGGGGACACTGTGGGGCAGTGATAGCAAGGCGGGTTTCCCCCATGCCATGTTCTCTGAATTCACCAGCCCTCTGTTCCTGAAAAACTCCAGACTTCATGGGAGGCCTCCCTAGAGGCAAAGAACTCAGCCAGGGTACACAGTAGTGCAGAAGATGCCCAGGACAGGTGAGCCAAGCAGTCCCGACCTGGTAGAAGAGGGTTTGCTGGCCGGGGGTGGGGAGCTGACCCCTGGGGTGTCCCACAGCCTGGCCACATCCAGTCTGTCCCTGAAAACCTTTCAGTAGGTCAGAAGAAGACcgtgagaagaaaaaggaggggctGATGAACATGACCATTGTGTTAGAACCTCAGAGACAGGACAGTGAGTGGAAAgattggggggtgggaggaaaaCGCCCCACTCCTGCCGAAGGAATCCTCATCTCACCTTCCTGGTTCTCCCACCTATGCCTGTCACCCACCCCTGGCATCCCAGGTTGCCGACCCCTGCCTGCAGCAGCGTTTCCACATCTTTGGGGGCCTGGCCCGTTTCTCCCAAGGCCTTCCCAGATGTGTGTTGCCTGTTCCCTAGCTTTCATTTCAGCAACTTAAACTTTGTATCTTAGAGCACAGGGTGTGGAGAGCCAGCTCCATGTCAGGCACTGGGGCCTTAGGCTTTACTCCTTACTGGGCTGTCCCTGGAAACTCTCAAGCTCAGGGAGCTGAAGGCCTTACCATTTGGTGAGCTGGCTTAGATTCCTGATGTGTGTCCAGGGTCTTTCCTTCTAGGGAATCAGTCCTCCATCATTAGGCGATTCGTGTGGATCAAGCACCTGGCTTGTCCAGGGCATCCTCGAGGATGTGACCGATACATGGCTAGATATCCACCCACTTGTCCCCATCTtcgcttcctcctctttcccactgTGATGTCCTGGTTATGAAGAGGCCTGTAATAAATGTATCCAACCCCCTCCATCCAGGCTTAGGAGCCTCAGTCCATCTTCCATCTGGAGGCCCATGGCCCAGAGGAGTGGAACATCTCGCCAACACAGCACCCAACAATAGGTAAGTCCTAGAGGAGGGCGGGGGCCTGGAGGATGGGCGGCTCCAGTAAAGAGGTAGCTTGTGGTGATTTTAACTGAGCAGGGCCACTTTAGGTTGAGGGAAGAAAACATCTAGTGCTTGGCAGTATCCCAGGCTCCTGCAAGGCCTGTCTGCAGGCTTGAGAAAGGCAGAGTCCTAAAGAAAACAGGGTTGAGAAGCTGCAGCCAGGGAGGCAGCCTCCTGTGCTTCTGCAGTTGCCCCATGACAGGCCCCTCTGCCTTGTTTAGGTCATCCATAGGGACCAAGGAAGCCCTGGGCAGGAACCTCCAGAGGACACCCATCCAGTCTGGCCTCTGCACCATCGTGTGACCTAGACCTGTTGGCTGCAGCGCTCACCTCCACAGGAACTTCCCAGTAGAGGCCTTTAGGGCCTTGGGGAGGACCTTCTTTAGTCAGTATGGACGTGGGCGTGGTGAACAGACAGCCAAGGGTTCTGCTGACTCCACATTGAGATTCCCTTTGCTCTTCTTTGGGGGAAGGTCTTTAACTCAGTagaccaaaacaaagaaacaaatgagcaGTGAGCACTGACCCTTGCTTTTCTGGGTTAGAATGTCGTGACTGTTAAAGTTTTCCCCAGTTCTAAAAATGACACCCAATGAAGCTCAGATGACTTGGAATCACTGAGCTTCTCCATGTCCCCTTTTCACGTGGGAGGCATGAATGCCACACAACAGCAGATAAGAGAGCAGAGGCTCCAATCACTGTCCCCATGCGTATCTGAGGTCACGGCAACAATAATGATGCTTTGACATTTTTTGAGCTTCACACCCTGAACACTTTACAGGTATTTCCTCACAGGAAtgcaggaggaaaagagaaggctgggcatggtgacacaggcctATGATCCTAAAGctcagagaaggcaggaagatccctgcttcaaggccagcctgcgctACGTAgcaagactttatctcaaaaaacaaaacaactaggGAGTCCAAGAttggcagatctctgggagtttgaggttaacctggtctacatagaaaattcaggccagccagggctatatagtgagacagtatctcaacaaacaaacaaacaaacaaacaaaaccaaaaaacaaaaatccaacaataaaaaccaagatgaagaaaagaaagctcaGAGGCTAAATGGGTTAAAGATTCAGTCATACCAAcaggacctggaggcagaacTGAGTGACACAGCCCACTGTAcagccctacccccaccccactcccacctgaGCTGGCCGGCAGTCCGATGTGATTTAGTACAAAATGCAAATCTGGGACCTAAGTGTAAAAAGAAGCATTGTTTCTACAAAGCTGAGTTGGGTCCTTAACAGACTCGTTCAATTTAGGTcacttttcagtttgtttctgtttattttgcttgCAGCTAGGGACTGGAGGCATAACAGGGCATCctgtgctaagcaagcattccacAGCTGGCTCCAGGCCAAGGTTAGTCACTTTCAAAAGCTGCAGTTGAATTAGACACAAGCAAGGGAGGTTTTACAAAGTGGCCCAAGTCTTAAGATTCTAGAGTAATCTGGCACTCTGCTTGCTTCGGACCATAAGCGGATTCcctttaaagaaacaaactagcgctggggaggggggaagccgttagagcaccggctgctcttctaGATGACCTGGGTCCGTTCCCCAGCACttacagggcagctcacaactgtctgtagctccagcaGATCCTGAtaacctcacagagacacacatatagacaaaaacaaaatgaacataaaatagaGTCAATCCTAAAGATGCAAAGTGGGAGTGGGCAGTGTTGGAGAGAACGTTAAGAgcgtttgtttttcttctaaagaGCTGGGACTTGATTCTCAGCGCTCACATGGTAaatcacaactgtccataactcaagttccaggggatcagggCCTTGAGACTTCTGAGGGCATCAGGCAtgtatatggtacacagacatacacacaggcaaagcactcatacacataaaataaagtaaatctatttttttttaagaagcaaaCTGGAAATTGCAGTCAACGGGTAACTGGTAAggtttgtataaaaaaaaaaaaaatttggaatCTTGCCAGGTGGCACACAactctaatcccagctctcaggaggcagaggcaggtggatctcttgagggctcctctccctgcccctcctgtcacagtaagtgctcttaactgctgacacATCTCTACAGCCCTGACTCTGACATGACATGGGGTTTCCACTGCATAGCTGCAGGGACTGGGAAAGTACCTCCGTGATAAAGAGCTTGGCTAGCGTGCACAGGCCatccagggaggaaggaaaaggccgCTCCACTTACAGCGTCGAGCCAGCTATTATgccaacttgaaacaagctagagttatctgaaaggagggaactttGACTGAAATGCCTCCATAAGTTCCAGCCgcagggcatttccttaattagccATGGGGGAgtacccagcccattgtaggtggtgccatcctcgggctggtggtcctggttctataagaaagcaggctgagcaagccagcacacctccatggcctctgcatcagttcctgctccaggttcctgacttTCTTGATGATgtgctgtgatgtggaagtgtaagctaaatggaccctttcctcctcaacttacTTGTTGGTCACGaatcatcacagcaacagtgactCTCAGACTAAGACAAGCATCCTACCTTCACTCCAGCCCAGtaacaagaaaagaagcagaggacagcttttaaAAGTACACCATGAAGCCAGGCATAGTGTTgtattcctttaatctcagcacttggagtgAAGAGAGAGGCAGTTCTgtgtgttcaagaccagcctggtatacatagtgagttccaggacagccagagctcagggtaagaccctgtctcaaaaacaaaaaatcaagcaaacaaagtAATGCATCCCTCCAAAAGAGTACTCTATGGGAGTGGCTCTACCGCTCTGTCTGCCTATCCGTATCATTTCTGTTCATCAGTGGTCAACATTTAATTGCATGGTCATTCTTACCGGCTGGAAGGAGAGTAGAGAATGTTGGGTTTTGCTGTGCGGCCACGCAAACGTGAATATCGGGATTTGCTAGGAAAGGAGGGATGGGTTTTGAGGTGCAAATGATGGTGAGTGCCACACGAGAATGTTGTGATTGCACCAGGCCCCTAACCAACCCCATGGCCTTGCCCATTTATCTGATCGAGTAGTCTTATCTATGATAGGCTACAGACACGTTATGGGTTTGGCAGAATTAAAATGGAATCTAGATGCAAAGTCTCTGGGGCTCAGCAGGGACTCAATCCATGTGACTCTCGCACGGACTTGGAACCACTCCTCAAGGAAAACCTAAGAGGCCGCCAGGCGGCAACGGCGGGGACTGGTGCTCAGAGGCGGCCTTCCTGCAGACAGCTCTCATTGGTTGTCTCCTGAGATCTGTGGGTGGGATGTTTTTGGAATTGCTCTATA
It includes:
- the Ttc24 gene encoding tetratricopeptide repeat protein 24; amino-acid sequence: MLPSGTQEKLETVPKPPNCRKKKEKKKRLQEEAKIQSLTRAGHRALHAAQIQEALGSFQKAFLLASKAPSTRDSPVLRACAFNLGAAYVETGDPATGLELLLRARPEEKSAGWCHGDQCFNVALAYHSLGDLTQALDWYRRALGHYQPQDYHGEAQAKIGACYQALGWPKQAACSLQEASQAYAHTGRLWDAAVAQVAAVRCMLSSRQYRLSEVLQALEESCKLADADRGADQGLLGPFYNDVGMGYFQLQLFPLAVEAFLQALPLCRQAAEQATVLQNLGMTHNVLGNYWEAQEFHQKAVDLHGSVGQRWEQGRSFSGLAFSLSQLGDHRAAWDSYLHALQAAQDTGDVKGQWQACEGLGAAAARLGQHDQALKYYKEALALCQHEPSSIRERLVAKLADATRTFVTQEKLAQAHFLPSVPEKLQTSWEASLEAKNSARVHSSAEDAQDSRSEEDREKKKEGLMNMTIVLEPQRQDRASVHLPSGGPWPRGVEHLANTAPNNRSSIGTKEALGRNLQRTPIQSGLCTIV